Proteins from one Bacteroidales bacterium genomic window:
- a CDS encoding FKBP-type peptidyl-prolyl cis-trans isomerase translates to MDIIKDGKYVEACYVLTVGEEEEVMETVPKNRPLSFIFGADQMLEAFENNVAGLKAGDKFDFRIASADAFGEYEEQRVQELSKEIFSPNGEFDAENVVPGKTFQMINSDGDRFNGSVLEVRENTVIMDFNHPLAGEELHFVGEVLLVRDATEEELNPKHSCGCCSGCHGGDCGEGDCGGCH, encoded by the coding sequence ATGGATATTATAAAAGACGGAAAATATGTTGAAGCATGTTATGTGCTTACAGTGGGAGAAGAAGAGGAAGTTATGGAGACAGTTCCTAAAAATCGTCCTCTTTCGTTTATTTTTGGTGCTGACCAAATGTTAGAGGCTTTTGAAAATAATGTTGCTGGATTAAAGGCTGGTGATAAATTCGACTTTAGAATTGCTTCGGCTGATGCTTTTGGAGAGTATGAGGAGCAACGCGTTCAAGAGTTGTCTAAAGAGATTTTTTCGCCTAATGGAGAATTTGACGCTGAGAATGTTGTGCCCGGTAAAACTTTTCAAATGATTAACTCTGACGGTGATCGTTTTAACGGCTCGGTTTTGGAGGTGCGTGAGAACACTGTTATCATGGACTTTAACCATCCTCTTGCCGGTGAGGAGTTACACTTTGTAGGAGAGGTGCTTTTGGTTAGAGATGCTACTGAAGAGGAGTTAAATCCTAAACACTCTTGCGGTTGTTGTAGCGGTTGCCATGGTGGCGATTGTGGTGAAGGCGATTGTGGCGGTTGCCATTAA
- a CDS encoding rRNA pseudouridine synthase, with protein MEGKKRSRRPRIGERRDGFEGYTSERGYRKPYNGDQQKSSYRTEHRGNRDGYTYGEGQPRTESKRYNSYGESTRQGEGRFNKRNDGYRKPYNAAKDRSAEGRFGAPKKAKPAPKPKANKVPEPLLYKAPFSPDEPIRLNKYLSTAGVCSRREADEMIQRGEVKVNGVKITELGTKILFGDVVTIKDKVVTPEHKVYVLLNKPKNCVTTMSDPEGRLTVMDIISKACPERIFPVGRLDRNTTGVLLLTNDGELASKLTHPQYVKKKIYYVCTDKDVTEEDMQRIADGIELSDGPIHADAISYATETDKDQIGIEIHSGRNRIIRRIFESLGYKVKKLDRVYFAGLTKKDLPRGRWRYLTKEEVNMLHMGAFE; from the coding sequence ATGGAAGGAAAAAAGAGATCTCGCCGACCAAGAATTGGAGAGAGACGAGATGGTTTTGAAGGTTACACTTCAGAGAGAGGTTATCGTAAACCATACAATGGAGATCAACAAAAAAGTTCTTATAGGACAGAGCATAGAGGAAACCGCGATGGTTATACTTATGGCGAAGGACAACCAAGAACAGAGTCAAAAAGATACAATTCGTACGGCGAATCAACAAGACAAGGTGAAGGTCGTTTCAACAAACGCAACGATGGCTATCGTAAACCATACAACGCAGCGAAAGACCGATCTGCCGAAGGAAGATTTGGAGCACCTAAAAAAGCAAAACCTGCACCAAAACCAAAAGCAAATAAAGTACCAGAGCCATTGCTATATAAGGCACCATTCAGCCCCGATGAGCCAATACGCCTAAACAAATATCTATCAACAGCAGGTGTATGTTCACGCCGCGAAGCAGATGAGATGATACAACGAGGCGAGGTAAAAGTAAACGGTGTTAAGATAACAGAACTCGGAACAAAGATACTCTTTGGCGATGTAGTAACCATAAAAGATAAAGTGGTTACTCCTGAGCATAAAGTATATGTGTTGCTTAACAAACCTAAAAACTGTGTAACCACAATGAGCGACCCCGAAGGACGCTTAACAGTTATGGATATAATCAGCAAGGCTTGTCCCGAGAGAATATTCCCTGTAGGCCGACTTGACCGTAACACAACAGGTGTACTTCTATTGACAAACGATGGAGAGTTAGCATCAAAGTTAACTCACCCACAATATGTAAAGAAAAAAATCTATTACGTATGCACCGATAAGGACGTAACCGAAGAAGATATGCAACGCATAGCCGATGGCATTGAGTTGAGCGACGGACCGATACACGCCGATGCAATAAGTTACGCCACAGAAACCGATAAAGACCAGATTGGTATTGAGATACACTCAGGACGTAACAGAATCATACGCCGTATATTTGAGTCGTTAGGATACAAAGTAAAAAAACTCGACCGAGTATATTTTGCAGGACTAACTAAAAAAGACCTACCTCGTGGACGTTGGCGTTACCTGACAAAAGAGGAGGTAAATATGCTACATATGGGAGCATTTGAGTAG
- a CDS encoding GH92 family glycosyl hydrolase, translating into MKILKLALPILLLLTGCAKQEVDYAAFVNPFVGTGGHGHVYPGAVAPYPMIQASPDTRMYQWDACAGYHYSDTTINGFSHNHLSGTGCGDYGDILIMPMIGTPQKLDKEGEKSQEMPYCSPFSHEQEVAEPGYYSVMLEKHNILTELTATQRAAIYRFTFPETDSATILLDMDYSLSVFGDQRNDILDLQVVGDNAICGSKQTKGWAWEQAVNFYAETSQPFTYTIIKDTVTREGIEKPRLKALLNFKTQKDTPLYLKIALSFVDTEGAKKNLLAEIPDFDFDATRKATRKEWNKVLSRVEVETSNQTDKEIFYTAMYRTSLCPNMASDVDGRYLGMDHVARTSERPMYTIFSLWDTFRAYHPMMTIIDPERNADFVNTLVEKYKEGGLLPMWELASNYTGTMIGYNAVSVIADAYIKGCRDFDVEAAFEGCLKSSNGDTSNIIVPRAFIPYIQPVSKIYKDALGYVPCDKEGESVAKALEYAYDDWCISVFADALDKDEEAAEFAQKGKYYQNYFDASTKMMRGKDSKGEWRTPFNPYASKHRDDDYCEGIAWQWTWFVPHDVEGLVELMGGKEQFITQLDSLFFNPNGIQGEDVSADITGLIGLYAHGNEPSHHIAHLYNYVGEPQKTQAMLDSIIYSQYRLDPDGIAGNEDCGQMSAWYILNSMGIYQVAPGNPVFSIGRPIFDQATVRLPEDKTFVIKTINNSRTNKYIKSMKLNGDELVSPFINYVDIMNGGTLEIEMTDNK; encoded by the coding sequence ATGAAAATATTAAAATTGGCACTTCCCATACTATTGTTATTGACAGGGTGTGCAAAGCAAGAGGTTGATTATGCAGCTTTCGTTAATCCGTTTGTAGGAACAGGCGGACACGGACACGTTTATCCTGGAGCAGTTGCTCCATATCCAATGATTCAGGCAAGTCCTGATACAAGAATGTATCAATGGGATGCTTGTGCTGGTTATCACTACTCAGATACCACAATCAATGGTTTCTCTCATAACCACCTAAGTGGTACAGGTTGTGGCGATTATGGCGATATCCTTATTATGCCTATGATTGGTACTCCTCAAAAGTTGGATAAGGAGGGAGAGAAATCTCAAGAGATGCCCTACTGTTCTCCATTCTCACATGAACAAGAGGTTGCAGAACCGGGTTACTATTCTGTTATGTTAGAGAAGCACAACATTTTAACAGAACTTACAGCAACTCAACGAGCAGCAATATATCGTTTCACATTCCCCGAGACAGATAGTGCAACTATACTTTTGGATATGGACTACAGCCTTTCGGTGTTTGGAGACCAACGCAACGATATACTTGACCTTCAAGTGGTAGGCGACAACGCTATTTGTGGTAGTAAACAAACCAAAGGTTGGGCGTGGGAGCAGGCTGTAAACTTCTATGCTGAAACATCGCAACCCTTTACATACACTATAATTAAAGATACTGTAACAAGAGAGGGAATTGAGAAACCTCGCTTAAAAGCGTTGCTAAACTTTAAAACACAAAAGGATACTCCTTTATACTTGAAAATTGCACTATCGTTTGTTGATACCGAAGGAGCTAAGAAGAACCTATTGGCAGAGATTCCCGATTTTGACTTTGATGCAACACGCAAAGCAACACGCAAAGAGTGGAACAAAGTTCTAAGCAGGGTAGAAGTAGAAACCTCTAATCAAACAGATAAAGAGATATTCTATACAGCAATGTATCGTACATCGCTATGCCCCAATATGGCTTCCGATGTTGACGGACGTTATTTAGGTATGGATCACGTTGCACGCACATCGGAGCGTCCAATGTACACCATCTTCTCACTTTGGGATACCTTTAGAGCATATCACCCAATGATGACAATAATTGATCCCGAACGCAATGCCGACTTTGTAAACACTTTGGTTGAGAAGTATAAAGAGGGAGGATTGTTACCTATGTGGGAGTTGGCATCAAATTACACAGGAACAATGATTGGTTACAATGCAGTTTCGGTTATTGCTGATGCTTACATTAAAGGATGTAGAGATTTTGATGTAGAGGCAGCATTTGAGGGATGCTTAAAATCTTCAAATGGCGACACCTCAAATATTATTGTTCCTCGTGCATTTATTCCATACATACAACCGGTATCAAAAATATATAAAGATGCTTTGGGTTATGTACCTTGTGACAAAGAGGGAGAGTCGGTAGCAAAAGCGTTGGAGTATGCATATGACGATTGGTGTATCTCAGTATTTGCCGATGCCTTAGATAAGGACGAAGAGGCTGCGGAGTTTGCTCAAAAGGGTAAATATTATCAGAACTACTTTGATGCCTCAACAAAGATGATGCGAGGAAAAGATTCAAAAGGGGAGTGGCGTACACCATTCAATCCCTATGCTTCTAAGCATCGCGATGATGACTACTGCGAGGGAATTGCTTGGCAATGGACATGGTTTGTTCCTCACGATGTTGAGGGATTAGTTGAGTTGATGGGCGGAAAAGAGCAATTCATCACTCAATTAGACTCGTTGTTCTTCAATCCCAATGGAATACAAGGCGAAGATGTTTCAGCAGACATCACAGGCTTAATAGGATTGTATGCACATGGAAACGAACCAAGTCATCACATAGCGCACCTCTATAACTATGTAGGAGAGCCACAAAAGACTCAAGCAATGTTGGATAGTATCATCTACTCGCAATATCGTTTAGATCCCGATGGTATTGCAGGAAACGAGGATTGCGGACAGATGTCAGCATGGTATATCCTAAATAGTATGGGTATATATCAAGTAGCACCAGGAAACCCAGTATTCTCAATTGGTCGACCAATATTTGACCAAGCGACAGTACGTCTTCCTGAGGATAAGACATTTGTAATTAAGACAATAAACAACTCTCGCACAAACAAATATATTAAGAGTATGAAACTCAATGGCGATGAGTTGGTATCACCCTTCATCAATTATGTAGATATTATGAATGGAGGTACATTAGAGATAGAAATGACAGATAACAAATAA
- a CDS encoding peroxiredoxin: MNIGDKVPDLLGLDQEGNEVRVSNYSGKKIALYFYPKDNTSGCTAEACSLRDGYDQLISKGYAVIGVSKDSAKSHQGFIAKHSLPFPLIADTETTLQQLFGVWAEKKLYGRTYMGTLRQTFIIDADSATIERIIEKVKTSDAANQILDI, translated from the coding sequence ATGAATATAGGAGACAAAGTACCAGACCTCTTGGGTTTAGACCAAGAGGGAAACGAGGTACGAGTAAGCAACTACTCAGGAAAAAAAATAGCACTCTACTTCTATCCCAAAGATAACACTTCGGGATGTACGGCGGAGGCGTGTTCGCTTCGTGATGGGTATGACCAACTAATATCAAAAGGATATGCAGTTATAGGAGTAAGTAAAGATAGTGCAAAATCGCATCAAGGATTTATAGCCAAACACTCTTTGCCATTTCCTCTAATTGCCGATACCGAAACCACCCTACAACAACTTTTTGGTGTGTGGGCAGAGAAAAAACTCTATGGACGTACCTATATGGGAACACTTCGCCAAACATTTATTATTGATGCCGATAGTGCAACAATAGAGCGAATCATAGAGAAGGTAAAAACCTCTGATGCTGCTAATCAGATTTTAGATATTTAG
- the asnS gene encoding asparagine--tRNA ligase, translating into MKRIRIADLFTQKPIGNVVNVKGWVRTKRGNKQVAFIALNDGTTIKNIQVVVDLATADEEQMKTITTGACLSVVGELVASQGGGQEIEIQCKEIEVYGTADPQTYPLQKKGHSMEYLREVAHLRPRTNTFGAVFRIRHNMAMAIHNFFHERGFYYFHTPLITASDCEGAGQMFQVTTMNLYDLKKDENGSIIYDNDFFGRQASLTVSGQLEAELAAMALGAVYTFGPTFRAENSNTPRHLAEFWMIEPEVAFNEIEDNMELAEDFIKYCVRWALDNCADDLQFLNDMFDKELLTRLRSVIDVEFKRLTYTEGISILEEAVAKGKKFEFPVFWGADLAAEHERYLVEEYFKRPVILTDYPKEIKSFYMKQNDDGKTVRAMDILFPKIGEIIGGSQREESYEKLAKRANEMGVPEKDIWWYLDTRRFGTAPHSGFGLGFERLLLFVTGMSNIRDVIPFPRTPRNAEF; encoded by the coding sequence ATGAAAAGAATTAGAATAGCAGACCTTTTTACACAAAAGCCCATAGGCAATGTAGTAAACGTAAAAGGTTGGGTGAGAACAAAACGCGGAAACAAACAAGTAGCGTTTATAGCACTTAACGACGGAACAACCATAAAAAACATACAAGTAGTGGTTGATCTTGCAACAGCCGATGAGGAGCAGATGAAAACTATCACAACAGGAGCATGTTTGTCGGTAGTAGGAGAGTTAGTAGCATCTCAAGGAGGAGGCCAAGAGATAGAGATACAATGTAAAGAGATAGAGGTTTACGGAACAGCAGATCCTCAAACATACCCACTACAAAAGAAAGGACACTCAATGGAGTATTTACGTGAGGTAGCCCATTTGCGTCCACGTACCAATACATTTGGAGCAGTGTTCCGCATACGCCACAATATGGCAATGGCTATACATAACTTCTTCCATGAGAGAGGATTTTACTACTTCCACACACCATTGATAACAGCATCTGACTGCGAAGGAGCAGGACAAATGTTCCAAGTAACAACAATGAACCTATACGATTTAAAGAAAGATGAAAACGGCTCAATAATATATGACAATGATTTCTTTGGCCGCCAAGCATCACTAACCGTATCAGGACAATTAGAAGCAGAGTTAGCAGCTATGGCACTTGGAGCAGTATATACATTTGGCCCCACATTCCGTGCCGAGAACTCAAACACACCACGCCACTTGGCTGAGTTCTGGATGATTGAGCCAGAGGTAGCCTTCAACGAGATAGAAGACAATATGGAGTTGGCAGAAGACTTCATAAAATATTGCGTACGCTGGGCATTAGACAACTGTGCCGATGATCTACAATTCCTAAACGATATGTTTGACAAAGAGTTACTCACTCGCCTACGTTCAGTAATAGATGTAGAATTTAAACGCCTAACATATACCGAAGGAATTTCCATCTTGGAAGAGGCAGTAGCAAAAGGTAAGAAATTTGAGTTTCCTGTATTCTGGGGAGCAGACCTTGCCGCAGAGCATGAGCGTTACCTAGTAGAGGAGTATTTCAAACGCCCGGTAATCTTGACCGACTATCCTAAAGAGATAAAATCGTTCTATATGAAACAAAACGATGATGGCAAGACAGTACGAGCAATGGATATTCTATTCCCAAAAATTGGAGAGATTATTGGAGGGTCACAACGCGAGGAGAGTTACGAAAAACTCGCAAAACGAGCAAACGAAATGGGGGTACCCGAAAAAGATATATGGTGGTACTTAGACACTCGCCGTTTTGGAACAGCACCCCACTCAGGCTTTGGATTAGGATTTGAACGCCTACTATTGTTTGTAACAGGAATGAGCAACATACGTGACGTAATACCATTCCCACGTACACCACGCAATGCTGAGTTTTAA
- a CDS encoding saccharopine dehydrogenase family protein, with product MARVLVIGAGGVSTVAVKKMAMNADVFTDIMLASRTKSKCDKIADDIKNIKIQTAQVNADNVSELVALFKEFKPELVVNLALPYQDLTIMDACLEYGVSYLDTANYEPLDEAKYQYSWQWAYKQRFEEAGFTAILGCGFDPGVTGVYTAYAAKHHFSEIQYLDIVDCNAGDHHKAFATNFNPEINIREITQRGKFYENGEWKETDPLSVHQPLNYPEVGPRESYLMYHEELESLVKNFPTIKRARFWMTFGQEYLTHLRVIQNIGMDSIKPIMYNGVEIVPIQFLKAVLPNPGDLGENYTGQTSIGCRIKGLDKEGKEITYYVYNNCSHEEAYRETGAQGVSYTTGVPAMIGAKMFLKGEWRKPGVWNVEEFNPDPFMKELNEQGLPWHELFNVDLEL from the coding sequence ATGGCAAGAGTATTAGTTATTGGAGCAGGCGGTGTCAGCACCGTAGCAGTTAAAAAAATGGCAATGAATGCCGATGTGTTTACCGATATTATGTTGGCAAGCCGCACCAAAAGCAAATGCGACAAAATAGCGGATGATATTAAAAATATTAAGATACAAACCGCTCAAGTAAATGCCGACAATGTTTCGGAATTGGTTGCTCTATTTAAAGAATTTAAACCTGAATTGGTAGTGAATTTGGCACTTCCATACCAAGACCTTACTATTATGGACGCTTGTTTAGAGTATGGAGTAAGTTACTTAGATACTGCAAACTATGAGCCATTGGATGAAGCTAAATATCAATATAGTTGGCAATGGGCATATAAACAACGCTTTGAGGAGGCAGGGTTTACAGCAATACTTGGATGTGGATTTGACCCAGGAGTAACCGGAGTTTATACCGCATACGCTGCAAAACATCACTTCAGCGAGATACAGTATCTCGACATTGTAGATTGTAATGCTGGAGATCACCACAAAGCATTTGCAACAAACTTTAACCCCGAAATCAATATCCGAGAGATTACTCAACGTGGTAAGTTCTATGAGAATGGAGAGTGGAAAGAGACCGATCCTCTATCGGTACACCAACCATTGAACTACCCCGAAGTAGGACCAAGAGAGTCATATTTGATGTACCACGAAGAGTTGGAGAGTTTGGTTAAGAACTTCCCTACAATAAAACGTGCACGCTTCTGGATGACATTTGGGCAAGAGTATTTGACACACCTACGAGTTATACAAAACATAGGTATGGATAGTATTAAGCCAATAATGTATAACGGAGTAGAGATTGTACCTATCCAATTCCTAAAAGCAGTGTTGCCTAATCCGGGAGACCTTGGCGAGAACTATACAGGGCAAACATCAATTGGTTGTCGCATTAAGGGACTTGATAAAGAGGGAAAAGAGATTACATATTATGTTTACAACAATTGTAGTCATGAGGAGGCATATCGTGAGACTGGTGCACAAGGAGTAAGTTATACAACAGGAGTACCCGCAATGATTGGAGCAAAAATGTTCTTAAAAGGCGAGTGGCGTAAACCAGGAGTATGGAATGTTGAGGAGTTCAATCCCGATCCATTTATGAAAGAACTTAACGAGCAAGGATTACCTTGGCACGAACTATTTAATGTTGACTTAGAATTATAA